The stretch of DNA TCAAATCACAATACCGGTTCCCCTATCCTATTACACATAATTCTGTTTGTAGTTATATTTTGTCTGTTGGTCTCTTCAAGCCTAGCGACAGCTTCTCAACCGTTCCAACAATCCGCTTCTGTCTTGTCTCAGCCCTCTTGGCCTGTTCAATCCACTCCAGATAAGCTCTCTTGTGAGAAGGGGCTAATTGAGCAAACCAAGCTGCTGCTTCTGGGGAGCTCTTCAAGGCAGCTGACAGATCGTCCGGCACCTCCAGCGGTATGGCAGGCTTTCTGGTCTCAGGGTTCACGCTGGCCCGGCGCATAGGGCCACCTTCACCAATCGGCCGAAAACGCATGGCAGACCACACCGCATCAACGGCAATCAGTGCGATGCCTTCCCGGCCCGCGGCGTTCATTGGCTCCCAGCCTTTGTCCCGGTTCAGATCCGTACCCGCCTTAGCGCCTCCCTTAGGATAGGCAGCCCAGAGCAGCCCATCCGGTTTAACAGCCTTAGCTGCCATTGGGGCAAGCCTGCTGACATCCTGTGCATTTGCTGCGAAGAACAAGACAAATTCACAATCCGATTGGAACTGGCCTACCTCGTCTTCCGTAACACCAAGCAGCTCCAGATAACCCTCGGGGGCGTTCAACACTAAGACCTTCCGCCCAGTATAGAGAGGTAGTCTAAGCTTGCGTATCAGATCCTTATCCATCTTTACTTCCCGCTTTCAGCGAGCATCTCCCGAATGGCTACACTCACCATGATCAGGCCCACTACAGGTGGAACAAAGGAGTTGCTTGCCGGAGGCTGCTTCGCCTTACGAATCGCAGGCGCATTCTCAGGTACGATCTTCTCCGTCACATCCGGACGCGGCTTGATCGGCGGCTCTGTAGAGAAGACCACCTGAACGCCCTTCTTGATACCGGCTTCACGCAGCTTGCCCCGAATGACACGAGCCATAGGGTCCATATGGGTCTTAGAGATGTCCGCTACCTCGAACTTGGTAGGATCCATCCGATTGGCGGCCCCCATACTTGAAATAATCGGAACGCCTCGGCGGAGGCACTCCTTGATTAAGTGAACTTTATAAATAATGGTGTCCGAAGCATCCAGAACATAATCCAGATCATACTCAAACAGCTGTTCATAGGTTTCTTCAGTGTAGA from Paenibacillus sp. CAA11 encodes:
- a CDS encoding YdeI/OmpD-associated family protein, producing MDKDLIRKLRLPLYTGRKVLVLNAPEGYLELLGVTEDEVGQFQSDCEFVLFFAANAQDVSRLAPMAAKAVKPDGLLWAAYPKGGAKAGTDLNRDKGWEPMNAAGREGIALIAVDAVWSAMRFRPIGEGGPMRRASVNPETRKPAIPLEVPDDLSAALKSSPEAAAWFAQLAPSHKRAYLEWIEQAKRAETRQKRIVGTVEKLSLGLKRPTDKI
- a CDS encoding tRNA threonylcarbamoyladenosine dehydratase, encoding MLHQFSRTELAIGAEGLERLKNSTVAVLGIGGVGSIAVEALARTGVGRIILIDKDVVDITNINRQIHALTTTIGQKKADLMCERVKLINPECETIALNMFYTEETYEQLFEYDLDYVLDASDTIIYKVHLIKECLRRGVPIISSMGAANRMDPTKFEVADISKTHMDPMARVIRGKLREAGIKKGVQVVFSTEPPIKPRPDVTEKIVPENAPAIRKAKQPPASNSFVPPVVGLIMVSVAIREMLAESGK